A genomic window from Solanum dulcamara chromosome 11, daSolDulc1.2, whole genome shotgun sequence includes:
- the LOC129873504 gene encoding uncharacterized protein LOC129873504 has protein sequence MPTYTAIAMDRLIEPGGSKSMTTSKSIHESKFERRNNIPNSSFDRSKNGSSSKLERKIIQSNVKMDDTNGKSSVTGDRKDHWTQISPALYTIPKPTPLPDSPSYPDSPSSFPPSPYIINHKRRGPRLSQSFTEDDFGTQHQALNGEKIDENLRDTEEELPCTFVDDPSISRETANCAKEDNLLFTTDNLVKDGEVTDLCDGELFHQDLHNGSAGQNGTMKSAAFNLRRGGEADDFFDPQESLSVRSFGESESNGGLQRCLSSMTPMGEFYDAWEELSSENGPQIPTNDFENELREIRLSLLTEIEKRKQVEEVLNNMQTQWQRIRERLSLVGLNFPPNPAAGEELDNEQPDDQGEDLCQQVHVIRVVSESIGRGTAKAEMETEIEAQIESKNFDIARLWDRLNYYEAVNREMSQRNQEAIETARRLRQIRKRRQKKWIWGSIAATITLGSAVLAWSYFSTGRESSSLDQSHSLEGDSASEL, from the exons ATGCCGACATATACAGCAATAGCTATGGATAGATTAATAGAACCCGGGGGCTCGAAATCCATGACAACTTCCAAGAGCATTCATGAATCAAAGTTTGAGAGGAGGAACAACATTcctaattcaagttttgatagaAGCAAGAATGGTTCTAGTTCAAAACTAGAAAGGAAAATTATCCAGTCTAATGTAAAGATGGATGATACCAATGGTAAGTCCTCTGTAACAGGAGATAGGAAAGACCACTGGACTCAAATATCTCCTGCACTATACACAATTCCCAAGCCAACACCACTTCCAGATTCTCCTTCATACCCAGATTCTCCTTCGTCATTTCCTCCATCGCCCTACATAATCAATCACAAGCGCCGAGGTCCACGCCTTTCACAGAGTTTCACTGAAGATGATTTTGGCACTCAACATCAAGCTCTAAATGGAGAGAAGATAGATGAGAATTTAAGAGATACGGAGGAGGAGCTCCCCTGTACATTTGTTGATGACCCTTCCATTTCTAGGGAGACAGCTAATTGTGCGAAAGAGGATAATTTGTTATTCACTACTGATAACCTGGTGAAGGATGGTGAAGTGACTGACCTCTGTGATGGGGAGCTTTTTCACCAAGATTTGCATAATGGTTCAGCTGGGCAAAATGGTACAATGAAATCTGCTGCATTCAATTTGCGGAGAGGGGGTGAAGCTGATGATTTCTTTGACCCACAAGAATCTCTGAGTGTCAGGAGTTTTGGTGAGAGTGAGAGTAATGGTGGATTACAGCGCTGTTTAAGTTCCATGACCCCGATGGGAGAATTTTATGATGCTTGGGAAG AACTATCTTCAGAGAATGGACCACAGATACCTACAAATGATTTTGAAAATGAGCTACGAGAAATAAGATTGAGCTTATTAACGGAAATTGAAAAGCGAAAGCAAGTAGAAGAAGTTCTAAATAATATGCAAACCCAGTGGCAGAGGATTCGTGAGCGATTATCTCTCGTGGGGTTGAACTTCCCTCCTAATCCTGCTGCTGGAGAGGAATTGGACAATGAACAGCCAGATGATCAGGGGGAAGATTTGTGTCAACAAGTCCACGTCATTCGGGTTGTATCAGAGTCCATTGGAAGGGGAACAGCAAAGGCTGAGATGGAGACAGAAATTGAGGCTCAAATTGAGTCAAAGAACTTTGACATAGCTCGACTATGGGACAGGTTGAATTATTACGAAGCTGTGAATCGAGAGATGTCACAGAggaatcaggaagctatag AGACAGCACGGCGTCTTAGGCAAATAAGGAAGAGAAGGCAGAAGAAATGGATATGGGGTTCGATTGCTGCCACAATTACACTAGGCTCTGCTGTCTTAGCCTGGTCTTACTTTTCTACTGGAAGAGAatcatcttctttggatcaatcTCATAGTCTTGAGGGTGACTCTGCATCAGAACTATGA
- the LOC129872717 gene encoding uncharacterized protein LOC129872717, which yields MSTRRDYKGYEELIKEEAPSAPLITLEPKLSKSRTVPAAANFFSSSSKKVTSEDNFRENTQLKEAKKASKIHPIFSLFETKRKKKATARPEFSRYIQYVREGGFGDVLQTTSSKCGVH from the coding sequence ATGAGTACACGAAGAGACTATAAAGGATATGAAGAACTGATAAAGGAGGAGGCACCTTCTGCCCCATTGATAACATTGGAACCAAAATTGAGTAAAAGCAGAACGGTTCCAGCTGCTGCTAACTTCTTTAGCTCCTCGTCCAAGAAGGTCACGTCCGAGGACAATTTCAGGGAGAATACTCAGCTAAAGGAAGCGAAGAAAGCAAGCAAGATCCACCCAATTTTTAGTCTATTCGAAacgaagagaaagaagaaagccACTGCTAGGCCCGAATTCTCGAGGTACATTCAATATGTTAGAGAGGGAGGTTTTGGTGATGTGCTGCAGACGACTTCCTCCAAATGTGGGGTTCATTAA
- the LOC129873384 gene encoding auxilin-like protein 1, with amino-acid sequence MENLSHSFAKKSYHGSGFITTPTKSIYDDVFGGPPKFGVPTLAPRYEDYTEIFGGFHSSRASSIPILDLPSLEDDDDRLSFDVQTSHFDYSEIFGGFPVFDFALSYEDLVRQSTSGYDSSDEAWSPAQSETMSNESDPSAFSERSHSSSSADVHHSSEDTKQFNISYHNTFQRSEGVVSNGMTHVAPLHAVPGYTYMVSGNQPSQNTEDEEAPGQATVDLNYNVDLSGPVLEDKQYKRRTSHKMSSSYIMHGSDSKLPEKCSEASCTPDKPFLTVSDISLRTRPSGLPPPSRPPPAKTAKNDKLNSRLKASNSCAFEGKQGDNSQPYFDMEVYASSSAAASSAAIKDAMEKAQAKLRNAKELMERKKQDLNCYAEHLENGILEERPSKISDKDDMEQSICVGRMEEVFKNNEVISGNIEDGEQFKFTGKREESEQDKPNMSSQQPYKAEGRVAWREGVEFFEVVETYPSCGSPEKVKIESGLLHNMESHEYRQSEAATDRLDHLETCKNVAAKEVPDCKEKSEEKMGIGSYQWANTHQRSKEEDLWGQLEHKETLKAEENLSDVSMSEKHVKVHQEGTSEKLSSSSHQNVEYINGSGQNVSECKATVKLSGGRTKLNDQKRCINTDSRHIDIELVAESEIEECEGGLWDVVDETGNGQRLNEIFSGEVSEKEGAIHWEENAKKPKEDFKSEKNDEKSEVACKQENNERDNEVDFKMDPMDHDAKGAFEWEQEDSQFRVALKKKEHEGEQNDAEDGEETEGRLNVAFEGEDGDVEMTEVLEQQENKREPPLSSRLEFENISEEASGIGETEQTIVCDVKWDELHEQTEDSSPIEMVGSVLKQNSNVEVRKDAMAIDWAGRPNYETLLVNKMSKKLEENIGKLEATQSALSCKENEKLETELQNCEKESEVGLTNLLPKDGCNSVCKKQDLLEHGKDPIRREDAIGSTSPNEHLTNPGGDGIYLGKVSDRLKKTASEMGNHSDQRNGKLPERLSVNTKVFQSGSNQEVAEEKLTANNHSNHRNGTNAEGTRVNTKVVQSGTSQEVMEEKFTAHQVSREWATNAKKIGDALAAVLEDVEILSSTDQRDTTGNSQKKERNTNKIVTPEAQKRDERLKKEREIEEEYMRKLEEEREREREREKDRMSVTREALERSYLEARGRVERAAMEKAATEIRQRAMAEARERLEKVSAEARERSSAEQAATEARLKAERAAVERATAEARQRAFEKAMAEKATQESCDRVERSSSEKISAYSRSAEMRQSSSSEQHAYQSKETSKLRYSYSSAHAGIEGESPQRCKARLERYRRTSERAAKALAEKNMRDFQAQREQAERNRLAETLDAEVKRWSSGKEGNLRALLSTLQYILGPNSGWQPIPLTEVITSAAVKKAYRKATLCVHPDKLQQRGASIHQKYICEKVFDLLKEAWNRFNSEER; translated from the exons ATGGAAAATCTGTCACATTCATTTGCTAAAAAGAGTTACCATGGAAGTGGGTTCATTACAACACCAACGAAGTCTATTTACGACGACGTTTTTGGTGGTCCGCCCAAGTTCGGAGTACCAACATTAGCTCCTCGTTACGAGGATTATACTGAGATTTTCGGAGGTTTTCACTCTTCCCGAGCTTCCTCTATTCCCATTTTGGATCTTCCATCTCTTGAAGACGACGATGATCGGCTCTCCTTTGATGTTCAGACTTCTCATTTCGACTATTCTGAGATTTTTGGAGGTTTTCCTGTTTTTGATTTTGCCCTTTCTTACGAGGATTTGGTTCGTCAGTCTACCTCTGGCTATGATTCTTCTGACGAGGCCTG GAGTCCAGCTCAAAGTGAGACCATGTCAAATGAGTCAGATCCTTCTGCTTTCTCTGAAAGGAGTCACAGCTCTTCTAGTGCTGATGTTCATCATTCATCTGAGGACACCAAGCAGTTCAACATTTCATATCACAATACTTTCCAGAGGAGTGAAGGAGTTGTATCAAATGGCATGACACATGTCGCTCCTCTGCATGCTGTTCCTGGATATACTTACATGGTCAGTGGAAATCAGCCTTCTCAAAATACAGAAGATGAGGAGGCACCTGGACAGGCAACTGTTGATCTCAACTACAATGTGGACTTGAGTGGACCGGTTTTAGAAGACAAGCAATACAAAAGAAGAACGTCACATAAAATGAGCAGCAGCTATATCATGCATGGAAGTGATTCAAAACTTCCAGAAAAATGTAGTGAGGCTAGTTGTACTCCAGATAAGCCATTCTTAACTGTCTCAGATATCAGCTTAAGAACTAGACCGTCAGGGTTGCCGCCACCATCAAGACCACCACCTGCCAAGACTGCCAAAAATGATAAACTTAACTCAAGACTCAAAGCTTCTAACAGTTGTGCATTTGAGGGAAAACAAGGTGATAATTCACAACCTTACTTTGACATGGAAGTATATGCAAGTTCATCTGCAGCAGCATCTTCTGCAGCTATAAAAGATGCAATGGAGAAGGCTCAAGCAAAGCTTAGAAATGCAAAAGAGCTAATGGAGAGAAAGAAGCAAGATCTAAATTGTTATGCAGAACATTTGGAGAATGGTATTTTGGAGGAAAGACCAAGCAAGATATCTGACAAAGATGACATGGAACAAAGCATATGTgttggaagaatggaagaagtCTTTAAGAACAATGAGGTTATTTCAGGTAATATTGAAGACGGAGAACAGTTCAAATTTACTGGAAAACGTGAAGAAAGTGAGCAGGATAAGCCTAATATGTCATCTCAACAACCGTATAAAGCTGAAGGAAGAGTTGCATGGAGGGAAGGTGTGGAATTTTTTGAAGTAGTTGAAACTTACCCATCTTGTGGTTCTCCTGAGAAAGTCAAGATTGAATCTGGTTTGCTTCATAATATGGAGTCGCATGAATACAGACAATCCGAAGCAGCCACTGACAGACTTGACCATCTAGAAACTTGCAAAAATGTTGCAGCAAAGGAGGTTCCAGACTGCAAAgagaaaagtgaagaaaaaatGGGTATAGGGTCGTACCAATGGGCCAATACGCATCAAAGGTCAAAAGAAGAAGATTTGTGGGGTCAATTGGAGCATAAGGAGACATTAAAAGCAGAAGAAAACTTATCGGATGTTAGTATGAGTGAGAAACATGTTAAAGTCCATCAAGAGGGAACAAGTGAGAAGCTAAGCAGCAGTTCTCATCAAAATGTAGAGTACATCAATGGAAGTGGCCAGAATGTGAGTGAATGTAAAGCTACTGTGAAACTAAGTGGTGGAAGGACAAAATTAAATGATCAAAAGAGATGTATAAATACTGATTCTAGGCATATTGATATAGAACTGGTGGCGGAGTCTGAGATTGAAGAATGTGAGGGAGGACTTTGGGATGTTGTTGATGAAACAGGAAATGGGCAGAGACTAAATGAGATATTCAGTGGTGAAGTTTCTGAAAAAGAAGGCGCTATTCATTGGGAGGAGAATGCAAAGAAACCAAAAGAGGATTTTAAATCAGAAAAGAACGATGAGAAGTCAGAGGTAGCTTGCAAACAAGAGAACAATGAGAGGGACAACGAGGTGGATTTCAAGATGGACCCAATGGATCATGATGCAAAAGGTGCTTTTGAGTGGGAGCAAGAGGATAGCCAATTTAGAGTGGCTCTCAAGAAGAAAGAGCATGAAGGAGAACAAAATGACGCTGAAGATGGAGAAGAAACTGAGGGAAGACTGAATGTTGCTTTCGAAGGAGAAGATGGTGATGTGGAAATGACTGAGGTTTTGGAGCAGcaagaaaataagagagaaccCCCTTTGTCTTCCAGATTAGAATTTGAGAACATATCTGAAGAGGCCAGTGGGATTGGAGAAACCGAGCAAACAATTGTTTGTGATGTTAAGTGGGATGAATTACACGAACAGACCGAAGATAGCTCCCCAATTGAAATGGTTGGGTCTGTTTTGAAGCAGAACTCTAATGTTGAAGTTCGCAAGGATGCTATGGCGATTGATTGGGCTGGCCGACCAAACTATGAGACTCTACTTGTGAACAAAATGTCCAAGAAGCTGGAGGAAAACATCGGAAAGCTGGAAGCAACTCAATCAGCCCTTTCCTGCAAAGAAAATGAGAAATTAGAAACTGAGTTGCAAAATTGTGAAAAAGAATCAGAAGTTGGACTGACCAATCTGCTTCCTAAAGATGGATGCAACTCTGTTTGCAAGAAACAAGATCTCTTGGAGCATGGAAAAGATCCAATTAGAAGAGAAGATGCAATAGGGTCTACTTCTCCGAATGAGCATTTGACCAATCCAGGTGGAGATGGTATCTACTTAGGTAAGGTATCGGATAGACTGAAGAAGACAGCCTCTGAAATGGGAAATCATTCTGATCAAAGAAATGGAAAACTTCCTGAGCGCCTCTCTGTGAATACCAAGGTATTTCAGTCTGGCAGTAACCAGGAAGTTGCAGAGGAAAAGCTAACAGCTAATAATCACTCTAACCATAGAAATGGAACAAATGCTGAAGGGACAAGAGTGAACACCAAGGTTGTTCAGTCTGGAACTTCGCAGGAAGTTATGGAAGAAAAGTTTACAGCTCATCAGGTTTCCAGGGAATGGGCCACAAATGCAAAGAAAATTGGAGATGCTTTGGCTGCTGTGCTAGAGGATGTTGAAATCCTGTCAAGTACAGACCAGAGAGACACAACTGGAAATtcccaaaagaaagagagaaatacaaataaaatcGTTACCCCTGAAGCCCAAAAAAGGGATGAAAGactgaaaaaagaaagagaaatagaGGAAGAATATATGAGAAAGTTAGAAGAAGAAAGGGAGAGAGAAAGGGAAAGAGAAAAGGATCGGATGTCAGTAACTCGTGAAGCTCTGGAAAGGTCATATCTTGAAGCCCGTGGGAGAGTAGAAAGAGCTGCCATGGAGAAAGCTGCAACTGAGATACGTCAAAGAGCTATGGCGGAGGCCCGAGAAAGATTAGAAAAAGTTTCTGCAGAGGCCAGGGAGAGATCTTCAGCAGAGCAGGCAGCTACGGAGGCTAGGCTCAAGGCGGAGCGGGCTGCAGTAGAAAGAGCAACTGCAGAGGCTCGACAACGAGCTTTTGAGAAAGCAATGGCTGAGAAGGCTACCCAGGAATCGTGTGACCGAGTGGAAAGATCATCTTCTGAAAAAATTTCTGCTTATTCTAGGAGCGCAGAAATGAGACAGAGCTCTTCTTCT GAACAACATGCGTATCAGAGCAAAGAAACCTCGAAACTGAGATATTCATATTCTTCAGCTCATGCGG GTATTGAAGGTGAATCACCTCAAAGATGTAAAGCTCGGTTGGAGAGGTATCGCAGAACATCAGAGCGTGCA GCTAAGGCCCTAGCAGAAAAAAATATGCGTGATTTTCAAGCTCAGAGGGAGCAAGCAGAGAGAAAT AGATTGGCTGAAACTCTGGATGCTGAAGTGAAAAGATGGTCAAGCGGGAAAGAAGGCAATCTACGTGCATTGCTTTCAACTTTGCAATAT ATTCTTGGGCCTAATAGCGGTTGGCAGCCAATTCCACTAACAGAAGTTATAACTTCTGCAGCGGTGAAGAAAGCTTATAGGAAAGCAACACTTTGTGTGCATCCCGACAAATTACAACAGCGAGGTGCTAGTATTCATCAGAAGTATATATGCGAGAAAGTCTTTGATCTTTTAAAG GAAGCATGGAACAGATTCAACTCTGAGGAGAGGTAG
- the LOC129874317 gene encoding gamma carbonic anhydrase 1, mitochondrial-like: MGSVKKAIYTVGFWIRETGQALDRLGCRLQGNYYFQEHLSRHRTLMNLFDKVPVVEKDAFVAPSASIIGDVHIGRSASIWYGCVLRGDVNSVSIGAGTNVQDNSLIHVAKSNISGKVLPTIIGKNVTIGHSAVLHGCTVEDEAFIGMGATVLDGAVVEKNAMVAAGAHVRQNTRIPFGEVWGGNPARFLRKLTEEEIAFISESAINYSNLAQAHAAENAKELDQIEFEKVLRKKLVLKDETYDSMLGVVGETPPDLVLPDSRLPDNAPKAS; this comes from the exons ATGGGTTCCGTGAAGAAAGCAATCTACACCGTCGGATTCTGGATCCGGGAGACAGGCCAAGCCCTTGATCGGTTGGGCTGCCGCCTCCAGGGCAACTATTACTTCCAAGAACATC TGTCGAGACATAGAACTTTGATGAACCTGTTTGACAAAGTACCAGTTGTTGAGAAAGATGCATTTGTGGCCCCAAGTGCCTCTATAATTGGTGATGTTCACATTGGTCGTAGTGCTTCTATTTGGTATGGGTGTGTTCTGCGAG GTGATGTGAACAGTGTCAGCATTGGAGCCGGAACCAATGTCCAGGACAATTCTCTAATCCATGTAGCTAAATCGAATATCAGTGGAAAGGTTTTGCCTACGATAATTGGCAAAAATGTTACCATAG GTCACAGCGCTGTGTTACATGGATGTACTGTTGAAGACGAGGCATTTATTGGTATGGGTGCAACTGTGCTTGATGGGGCGGTTGTAGAGAAAAATGCTATGGTTGCTGCTGGTGCCCATGTAAGACAGAACACAAGGATTCCATTCGGAGAG GTCTGGGGAGGAAATCCAGCAAGGTTCTTGAGGAAGCTCACAGAAGAAGAAATAGCGTTCATCTCAGAGTCAGCCATAAACTATTCTAATTTAGCGCAGGCTCATGCAGCTGAAAATGCAAAAGAGTTGGATCAGATTGAATTTGAGAAGGTGCTGCGGAAGAAATTAGTGCTCAAGGATGAGACGTATGACTCTATGTTGGGTGTTGTTGGTGAAACACCTCCAGACCTTGTCCTGCCTGATAGTAGGCTACCAGACAACGCACCAAAGGCCTCCTAA
- the LOC129873385 gene encoding dihydroflavonol 4-reductase, with amino-acid sequence MASELVDAPSPPEAPTVCVTGAAGFIGSWLVMRLLERGYNVHATVRDPENKKKVKHLLELPKADTNLTLWKADLTVEGSFDEAIQGCQGVFHVATPMDFESKDPENEVIKPTVRGMLSIIESCAKANTVERLVFTSSAGTLDVQEDQKLFYDETSWSDLDFIYAKKMTGWMYFVSKILAEKAAMEEAKRNNIDFISIIPPLVVGPFITPTFPPSLITALSLITGNEAHYCIIKQGQYVHLDDLCEAHIFLYEHPKAEGRFICSSHHAIIYDVAKMVRQKWPEYYVPTEFKGIDKGLPVVSFSSKKLMDMGFQFKYTLEDMYKGAIETCRQKQLLPFSTRSTADNVKDKEAIPISTENYASGKENAPVANCTGKLTNGEI; translated from the exons ATGGCAAGTGAACTTGTTGATGCCCCTTCTCCTCCGGAGGCACCGACAGTTTGCGTCACAGGAGCAGCTGGATTTATTGGCTCTTGGCTTGTCATGAGACTCCTTGAACGCGGTTATAATGTCCATGCTACTGTTCGTGATCCTG AGAACAAGAAGAAGGTGAAACATCTGTTGGAATTGCCAAAAGCTGATACCAACTTAACGTTGTGGAAAGCAGACTTGACAGTGGAAGGAAGCTTTGATGAAGCCATTCAAGGCTGTCAAGGAGTATTTCATGTGGCTACACCGATGGATTTCGAGTCCAAGGACCCTGAG AACGAAGTAATTAAACCAACAGTCAGGGGAATGTTAAGTATCATAGAATCATGTGCTAAAGCTAACACAGTGGAGAGGCTGGTTTTCACTTCATCTGCTGGAACTCTTGATGTCCAAGAGGACCAAAAACTTTTCTATGACGAGACCAGCTGGAGCGATTTGGACTTCATATATGCTAAGAAGATGACAGGATGG ATGTATTTTGTTTCCAAGATACTGGCAGAGAAGGCTGCAATGGAAGAAGCTAAAAGGAATAACATTGATTTCATTAGCATCATACCACCACTGGTTGTCGGTCCATTCATCACACCTACGTTCCCACCTAGCTTAATCACTGCCCTTTCACTAATTACTG GGAATGAAGCTCACTACTGCATCATTAAACAAGGCCAATATGTGCATTTGGATGATCTTTGTGAGGCTCATATATTCCTGTATGAGCACCCCAAGGCAGAGGGAAGATTCATTTGCTCGTCCCATCACGCTATCATCTATGATGTGGCTAAGATGGTGCGACAGAAATGGCCAGAGTACTATGTTCCTACTGA GTTTAAAGGTATCGATAAGGGCTTGCCCGTAGTGTCTTTTTCATCAAAGAAGCTTATGGATATGGGGTTTCAATTCAAATacactttggaggatatgtatAAAGGGGCCATTGAGACTTGCCGACAGAAGCAGTTGCTTCCCTTTTCTACCCGAAGCACTGCAGACAACGTAAAAGACAAAGAAGCCATTCCCATTTCTACTGAAAACTATGCAAGTGGTAAGGAGAATGCACCAGTTGCAAATTGTACAGGAAAGTTAACAAATGGTGAAATCTAG
- the LOC129873589 gene encoding uncharacterized protein LOC129873589: MFRAMSTRRDYRGYGVLNKEEKDEPCAPILGKPKLSRNRTVPAAAKFFSSSSKKVTDEDNFRASAQVKEAKKASKIHPIFSLFETKRKKKATARPEFSRYIQYVREGGFGDVLQTSTSSKSNLAAVN, translated from the coding sequence ATGTTTAGAGCAATGAGTACACGAAGGGACTATAGAGGATATGGAGTATTGAATAAGGAAGAGAAGGATGAGCCTTGTGCTCCCATATTGGGGAAGCCAAAATTGAGCAGAAACAGAACAGTTCCAGCTGCTGCTAAATTTTTTAGCTCTTCCTCCAAGAAGGTAACAGATGAGGACAATTTTCGTGCGAGTGCTCAGGTAAAGGAAGCTAAAAAAGCGAGCAAGATTCACCCGATATTCAGTCTATTCGAAACGAAGAGGAAGAAAAAGGCAACTGCTAGGCCTGAATTCTCAAGGTACATTCAGTATGTTAGAGAGGGAGGTTTTGGAGATGTTTTGCAGACGAGTACTTCCTCCAAATCCAACTTGGCTGCAGTAAATTAG
- the LOC129873857 gene encoding uncharacterized protein LOC129873857, which yields MFRALSTRRDYKGYDELIKEEAPSTPLVEPKLNRNRSVPAAKFFSPSRKVTTPEQNFPMSPQLNKEAKKASKLHPIFSLFETKKKKKATARPEFSRYIQYVREGGFGDVLQTSSVPPTSPRL from the coding sequence ATGTTTAGAGCACTGAGCACACGAAGAGATTATAAAGGATATGATGAATTGATTAAAGAGGAGGCACCATCAACTCCACTAGTAGAGCCAAAGCTGAACCGAAACAGAAGCGTTCCAGCAGCTAAATTTTTTAGTCCATCCAGGAAGGTGACGACGCCGGAGCAGAATTTCCCGATGAGTCCTCAATTGAATAAAGAAGCGAAAAAAGCTAGCAAACTTCACCCGATATTCAGTCTATTCGaaacgaagaagaagaaaaaggcaACTGCTAGGCCCGAATTCTCGAGGTACATTCAGTATGTTAGAGAGGGAGGGtttggtgatgtgttgcagaCTTCTTCAGTTCCTCCAACTTCACCACGGCTGTAG